In a single window of the Pocillopora verrucosa isolate sample1 chromosome 4, ASM3666991v2, whole genome shotgun sequence genome:
- the LOC136276724 gene encoding octopamine receptor beta-2R-like, with translation MATGSNTSVAAGPSTERLHSFNPAKSRLYWTIRVFLALFTILGNTPLIFLLVTRRRLRRNLSNKFVLSLNLADLCVGLFVTPPELLCTYWTTCSREIQLAMYEFFVYTSLLSLCLVTWDRYKSVTRPLTYPVVIEVSQYLIPILLCWFVPLFVTLLHFTYLLKSPEEQGTGMKAFAITETLLFVGLPCIALPLAYLRIVCIIQRHKKQEKRLKDQVDFNYSVTMSAEDVLKETEFTAPNLTVVSARSRAQSELSSAGMESDVERSTDGKTAPLKAKPRHPNHDRSITVLGIVILVFVGCWLFAAYLHFKQSFSNTEAPTHSPHTTMNISWLFLLAHSAMNPFFYGLIKRDIKKEIKKCITCRG, from the coding sequence ATGGCAACTGGTTCAAACACTTCAGTTGCCGCGGGGCCTTCTACAGAACGTCTTCATTCGTTCAATCCTGCGAAAAGCCGCTTGTACTGGACTATACGAGTGTTTCTCGCACTTTTCACGATTCTCGGAAATACCCCACTGATATTTCTCCTCGTAACAAGACGGAGGCTGCGACGCAACCTGTCAAACAAGTTTGTCCTGTCCTTAAACTTGGCGGACTTGTGCGTGGGATTGTTTGTAACCCCACCTGAGTTACTATGCACCTACTGGACAACATGCTCCAGAGAGATCCAGCTGGCGATGTACGAATTTTTCGTCTACACCTCACTGTTGAGCTTATGTCTGGTGACTTGGGATCGTTACAAGTCTGTCACTCGTCCTTTAACGTACCCCGTCGTAATTGAAGTCAGTCAGTACTTGATCCCTATCTTGTTATGTTGGTTCGTTCCTTTATTCGTGACCCTCCTTCACTTCACCTACCTACTGAAGAGTCCTGAGGAACAGGGAACGGGGATGAAAGCGTTTGCCATCACCGAAACACTCCTGTTTGTGGGACTTCCTTGCATTGCGCTACCTCTGGCGTACTTGCGAATCGTGTGCATCATACAGAGACATAAGAAACAGGAGAAGCGCCTCAAAGATCAAGTGGACTTCAACTACTCCGTTACTATGTCTGCAGAAGATGTGCTGAAAGAAACAGAATTCACTGCACCGAATCTGACCGTGGTCAGTGCAAGGAGTAGAGCACAGAGCGAATTGTCAAGTGCTGGAATGGAATCTGATGTGGAACGCTCTACAGATGGTAAAACTGCACCTCTCAAGGCAAAACCAAGACATCCAAATCACGATCGATCTATCACGGTACTTGGCATCGTGATCTTGGTGTTCGTTGGTTGCTGGCTCTTTGCAGCCTATCTTCATTTTAAACAATCTTTCAGCAACACAGAAGCTCCGACTCACTCGCCTCACACCACTATGAATATATCGTGGTTGTTCCTTCTGGCTCACTCTGCCATGAATCCCTTTTTTTACGGGCTGATTAAGAGggacataaagaaggaaatcaaaaaatgtataacaTGCCGCGGATAG
- the LOC136280115 gene encoding uncharacterized protein, whose protein sequence is MQRKLVTLVNCQLAEGDGRTRAMRAARSLGERTVTELILLHQNQQQLSANLWAAVRNRGCQFLGPAMQEEALKLILLALEGGEALSRKVLVLFVVQKLESQFPQASKTSIGHVVQLLYRASCFKVEKKNNESSLMQLKEQYRTYDALRKEHDAQIVQIATEAGLRILPDQWSSLLYGDMDHKSHMQSIIDKLQTPASFSQSIQELIIALQRSGDPGNLCQMRDQFELLSQIDASPEASCPAWDELEQAMVSVHSVVHGLVDFSKSHGRGMKGSGDPPQSHNNKFKTSMCRDHTRGGCPRGPHCTFAHSEEELEKFGRRRAPRPRPSPIARGPGPSVAPDQFSPLENGCDGSPTATQAPTNGVNGSARSSPLYISPGDVPQSTNCYVPQAQMGRRDSQEQILAHRMKQVSLHPNESQYPNGFCGQRPAYDHYVSSPGRERQQFFPYYTPSAGHPGGSYSSVVSRGKDVPVGVMTPPRSSPLTVQDEGSGLNGMVNGMANGLANGMTNGMPNGLSNGISNGHIDHHVGRVDHPSLYNGRHRPRPLQPQPGSYHTYDHSYGGFPSDPTYYSAPPDYYNSHYSGRQLSSYEQVHGVMGYPYTQRGDYYPHSRIIDYPETIMHRGILLPQGRSPYIPSDVGDDKNDILSQRKSDATLDFDPSEVWRKDNDSGVSCGSPLSHSPAASQSSNSSLSPRQQSPVGWQHGNDATDIWRNINEDNNGFPSSLTITDSTQIWSPPRGNEHSQVRKLWHPLYDLNDEWSSQDEQIKKDEQYARALQEQLKQGETTTPPETRGSELPSQGRDPQDVPDRGLTIDNLETEAEMKRRKHEEHRRLLQERRQLLQQQEREKQERDDRKLAEELALRDAQQAGIVPDPRCIVKPSFANVISRGAPMGLGFSGKGSDIPGEHDPFRGLSSYRSSCASSWTSSDDVMDASKVTSGCNGDIRVQE, encoded by the exons ATGCAGCGTAAGCTTGTGACATTAGTTAACTGTCAATTGGCTGAGGGTGATGGCCGAACTAGAGCCATGCGTGCGGCCAGAAGCTTGGGAGAAAGGACAGTTACAGAGCTCATTTTGTTACATCAAAATCAGCAACAGCTCTCAGCTAATTTATGGGCTGCCGTACGGAATCGTGGTTGTCAGTTTTTAGGACCAGCCATGCAGGAAGAAGCTTTGAAACTGATTTTATTGGCTCTTGAGGGTGGTGAGGCTTTGTCCAGAAAGGTTTTGGTTCTTTTTGTGGTCCAGAAGCTGGAATCTCAGTTTCCGCAGGCGTCCAAAACAAGTATTGGCCATGTAGTGCAGTTGCTTTACAGAGCATCCTGTTTTAAG gTTGAGAAAAAGAACAATGAATCATCTCTGATGCAGCTCAAAGAACAG TACCGTACCTATGATGCACTGCGGAAAGAACATGATGCACAGATTGTGCAAATTGCAACAGAAGCAGGGCTGCGCATTCTCCCAGACCAGTGGTCCTCACTGCTCTATGGGGACATGGATCACAAGTCTCACATGCAGTCTATCATTGACAAG ctcCAAACACCTGCCTCATTCTCCCAGAGTATCCAAGAGCTGATCATTGCCCTACAGAGATCTGGTGATCCTGGGAATCTCTGTCAAATGAGAGATCAGTTTGAATTACTGTCCCAAATTGATGCTTCTCCAG AGGCATCATGTCCAGCCTGGGATGAACTAGAACAAGCCATGGTTTCTGTGCATTCTGTGGTCCATGGACTTgttgatttttcaaaa TCACATGGCAGAGGAATGAAAGGATCTGGTGATCCACCACAA TCACACAACAACAAGTTCAAAACCAGTATGTGCAGGGATCACACAAGAGGAGGATGCCCTAGAGGTCCCCACTGCACATTTGCACACTCAGAGGAGGAGTTAGAGAA ATTTGGTAGAAGAAGAGCTCCAAGGCCTCGGCCCTCACCCATTGCTAGAGGACCAGGACCATCTGTAGCACCAGATCAGTTTTCACCCCTTGAAAATGGTTGTGATGGCAGTCCAACAGCTACCCAGGCTCCTACAAATGGTGTTAATGGCTCTGCAAGGTCATCTCCACTTTACATTTCTCCTG GTGATGTCCCACAGTCCACTAATTGTTATGTACCTCAGGCTCAAATGGGTCGCCGAGACAGCCAGGAACAGATACTGGCACATAGAATGAAGCAAGTATCCTTGCACCCAAATGAATCTCAGTATCCAAATGGCTTTTGTGGACAGCGTCCAGCTTATGATCATTATGTATCTTCACCTGGAAGGGAGAGGCAGCAGTTTTTCCCATACTACACTCCTTCAGCTGGTCACCCTGGAGGTTCATATTCCAGTGTGGTTTCCAGGGGAAAGGATGTTCCAGTCG gagttatGACTCCACCACGAAGTTCTCCTTTGACTGTCCAAGATGAAGGATCTGGACTGAATGGCATGGTGAACGGAATGGCAAATGGCTTGGCAAATGGAATGACTAATGGCATGCCAAATGGCTTATCGAATGGCATATCAAATGGCCATATTGACCATCATGTGGGTAGGGTTGATCACCCTTCTCTGTACAATGGTAGACACAGACCTCGACCCTTGCAGCCACAGCCCGGAAGTTACCACACCTATGATCATTCATATGGTGGCTTTCCTTCAGACCCAACTTATTACAG TGCTCCACCAGATTACTACAACTCGCATTACAGTGGGAGGCAGTTGTCGTCGTATGAACAAGTTCATGGTGTGATGGGGTACCCATATACGCAGCGCGGTGATTACTACCCTCACTCAAGGATAATTGACTACCCTGAAACTATCATGCATAGGGGGATTCTACTGCCACAGGGAAGGAGTCCTTACATTCCATCGGATGTTGGTGATGATAAG AATGACATATTATCCCAGCGGAAAAGCGATGCGACCCTTGACTTTGATCCGTCTGAGGTTTGGAGGAAGGACAATGACAGTGGTGTCAGCTGTGGTTCCCCTCTGAGCCACTCTCCTGCAGCCAGTCAATCGTCAAACTCCAGCTTGTCACCAAGGCAACAGTCCCCTGTAGGGTGGCAACATGGTAATGATGCTACTGACATTTGGAGAAACATAAATGAAGACAACAATGGTTTCCCGTCATCTTTAACCATCACTGACTCGACGCAAATTTGGAGTCCACCTCGTGGAAATGAG catTCTCAGGTGCGCAAGTTATGGCATCCACTTTATGACTTGAATGACGAATGGTCGAG CCAAGATGAGCAGATCAAGAAAGATGAACAGTATGCACGTGCTCTTCAGGAACAGCTGAAGCAAGGTGAAACAACAACCCCTCCGGAAACAAGAGGAAGCGAGCTGCCATCGCAGGGCCGTGACCCACAA GATGTTCCTGACCGCGGCTTGACTATTGATAACTTGGAGACCGAGGCCGAAATGAAGCGGAGAAAGCACGAAGAACACAGGCGCCTGCTACAGGAACGCCGACAACTTCTCCAACAACAAGAGCGAGAAAAGCAGGAACGTGACGACCGCAAACTTGCGGAAGAATTGGCTCTTCGAGATGCTCAGCAAGCCGGCATAGTACCAGATCCTCGCTGTATCGTGAAGCCTTCTTTTGCCAACGTGATCTCCCGCGGGGCCCCCATGGGGCTTGGCTTCAGTGGTAAGGGGAGTGATATTCCAGGGGAGCATGACCCTTTCCGTGGGTTGAGCAGCTACCGTAGCTCCTGTGCATCCTCTTGGACCAGTAGTGATGATGTCATGGATGCGTCAAAGGTGACGTCAGGCTGTAACGGAGATATCCGCGTGCAAGAGTGA
- the LOC136280092 gene encoding spectrin alpha chain, non-erythrocytic 1-like: MPPFSWLRSLHVEEGEEDPEFQSILRTVDPNGDGVVSMGEYMAFMISRETENVGSSQEVINAFKALTEGGKRLYGNEAELYQSLTKEQADFCIDRMNPYVDDKGREVPGAYDYKTFCEELFSSS; this comes from the exons ATGCCTCCGTTCTCTTGGCTACGATCTCTCCATGTAGAAGAGGGCGAAGAAGATCCGGAGTTCCAAAGCATCCTCAGAACGGTGGATCCCAACGG TGACGGTGTGGTGTCGATGGGAGAGTACATGGCCTTCATGATCAGTCGTGAAACAGAAAATGTCGGCTCTAGTCAAGAAGTCATCAACGCCTTCAAGGCGCTCACTGAGGGCGGAAAACGTCTCTATGGTAATGAGGCTGAGCTCTATCAG TCTCTCACCAAGGAGCAGGCCGACTTCTGTATTGATCGTATGAATCCTTACGTTGACGACAAGGGACGAGAAGTTCCGGGAGCTTACGACTACAAGACTTTCTGCGAGGAACTCTTCTCTTCTAGCTAA